From a region of the Pseudooceanicola aestuarii genome:
- a CDS encoding nucleoside triphosphate pyrophosphohydrolase family protein, which produces MIDNTLEMVRAWHHAFGVPIADDAAIPAERAEMRLAILEEEVAELRAAVSAGNMVEVLDALCDIQYVLDGTFLEFGLHPVKAAGMAEVHASNMSKLGADGRPLLRADGKVLKGPNFRPPDLTRVLRGAK; this is translated from the coding sequence ATGATTGACAACACGTTGGAGATGGTCCGCGCCTGGCACCATGCGTTCGGCGTGCCGATTGCGGACGACGCCGCGATACCCGCAGAACGGGCAGAGATGCGATTGGCCATTTTGGAAGAAGAAGTTGCCGAATTGCGCGCCGCCGTCTCTGCCGGGAACATGGTCGAGGTTCTGGATGCCCTGTGCGATATTCAGTACGTATTGGATGGAACCTTTCTCGAATTTGGGTTGCACCCGGTCAAAGCAGCAGGAATGGCCGAAGTTCACGCGTCGAATATGTCGAAATTGGGAGCAGACGGGCGCCCCCTGTTGCGTGCGGATGGAAAGGTACTGAAAGGCCCGAACTTTCGTCCCCCGGACCTGACGCGCGTTTTGCGCGGGGCCAAGTAG
- the nrdF gene encoding class 1b ribonucleoside-diphosphate reductase subunit beta, with amino-acid sequence MTDTARPVPRAINWNRMQDDKDLEIWNRLTANFWLPEKVPLSNDIQSWSQLTEEEQRLTIRVFTGLTLLDTVQNTVGAPALMPDAATPHEEAVLTNIAFMEAVHARSYSSIFSTLCSTAEVDEAFRWSEENAQLQRKSRLILDEYDATANPLRKKIASVFLESFLFYSGFYLPMHWSSRARLTNTADLIRLIIRDEAVHGYYIGYKFQRGQERLTEAERAELKDFAFSLMFELYEIETRYTESLYDPLNLTEDVKNFLHYNANKALQNLGYEGLFPDELCSVNPAIMAALSPNADENHDFFSGSGSSYVIGKTVATEDDDWDF; translated from the coding sequence ATGACCGACACTGCCCGCCCCGTCCCCCGCGCGATCAACTGGAACCGGATGCAGGACGACAAGGACCTGGAAATCTGGAACCGGCTGACCGCCAACTTCTGGTTGCCGGAGAAGGTGCCACTGTCCAACGACATCCAAAGCTGGTCCCAGCTGACCGAAGAAGAGCAGCGCCTGACCATCCGCGTCTTCACCGGACTGACCCTGCTGGATACGGTGCAGAACACCGTTGGCGCCCCCGCCTTGATGCCCGATGCTGCAACCCCGCATGAAGAAGCCGTGCTGACCAATATCGCCTTCATGGAGGCGGTGCATGCGCGTAGCTATTCCTCTATCTTTTCCACCCTGTGTTCGACGGCAGAAGTCGACGAAGCCTTCCGCTGGTCGGAAGAAAATGCCCAGTTGCAACGCAAGTCGCGGTTGATCCTGGATGAATATGACGCGACGGCCAATCCGCTGCGGAAAAAGATCGCGTCGGTCTTTCTTGAGAGTTTCCTTTTCTATTCAGGGTTTTACCTGCCGATGCACTGGTCGTCGCGGGCGCGGTTGACCAACACGGCCGATCTGATCCGCCTGATCATCCGCGACGAGGCGGTGCATGGCTATTATATCGGATACAAATTCCAACGCGGCCAGGAACGGTTGACCGAAGCCGAACGGGCGGAGCTGAAAGATTTTGCCTTCTCCCTCATGTTTGAACTCTACGAGATAGAAACACGCTATACCGAGAGTCTTTACGATCCGTTGAATTTGACCGAGGATGTGAAGAACTTTCTGCATTACAATGCCAACAAGGCCTTGCAGAACCTCGGCTACGAAGGGTTGTTCCCGGATGAGTTGTGCAGTGTGAACCCCGCTATCATGGCTGCGCTGTCGCCGAACGCGGATGAAAACCACGATTTCTTCTCTGGCTCCGGCTCGTCCTATGTCATTGGAAAAACCGTCGCCACGGAAGATGACGACTGGGATTTCTGA